One bacterium genomic window, TCGGCCACCTCGTTCAGCTCGCCCAGGAGCTGGGTCCCGATCTGCTGACCTCCGCCGGTCCGGTCCTTGTCGTTGTTGTCCGAGCCGTACAGAACCCGGCCCAGGGCGCCCAGACCCCGGAGTTTGTCGAGAGCGTCGAATAGTGGCCCCGGCCCAGCCCCCATGAAGTAGGCGATGTCGGCGTGGAAGTTGGGGTGGCGGGCCACCACCGCGATGCCCTCGTCCACGTAGGGGAAGTTGATGTAGACCAGCACGCGGAGGTCGCGGTAGCGGATACCGACCCGGTCGAGCCGTTCGGGGTGGCCGTACCGGAGCGCGGCGGTGATAGTCGGCGAGTAACCGGTGTTCACGTGGGCGACGATGTCGAGTTCCAGGCAGCTCTCCAGCATGGGCGCCACGGCGGGATCGTCGATGTAGTAGTTCTGGTAGGTGGGCAGGAACTTCGAGGACCTGAAACCGTAATCCTCCACGCAGCGGCGCTGCTCGATGACCCCGGCCCGCACGTCCCGCAGCGGATCGATGTTGGCCACGCCGATCAGCCGGTCGGGGAAGAGGGCCACCTGTTCCGCCGTGTAGTCGTTGGGCACGAACACGTGGCGCTGGTCGGGGAAGTCGGGGTGGTAGGTGGTGCGGCGGATATCGGAGCCCTGCACCATCCCCATGTCCACCCCGGCCCGGTCGAGGATGCCGACGATCGCCTCCCCGTCCGTCCAGATGTACCCGCCGCCGTAGGGGCGGTAGAGCTCCTCCATCCACCAGATCGGCGCCTGCTCCGCGGAGTCGGTCAGATGGAGGTGGCAGTCGACCGTCACCATTGAACGTACCTCCCCGGTCCGAGACTCGCAGTGACTTGGGCGCTTCGTAGCGTATCAAGCAGTCATGCAGGTGCGACAATTGCCGACGGCGATCGGGACCGATGTCGATGACGTACGTGAGTAGCAGAGCCCGGACCTCCGGTACCACGGTGAGGGCTGCGGTATGGGATAGTCCTCGGTCATCGCTGAGCGTCGAAGATGTGTTGCTGGCCGATCCGGCGTCCGGCGAGGTGGGCGTTCGGGTCGTGGCAACAGCAATCTGCGGAAGCGACCTCGCCTACGTCGACGGCCACTGGGCGTCGGCTAGTCCTGCGGTGTTCGGCCATGAGGCGGCCGGTGTAGTCGACCGGCTCGGCCCGGGTGTGACGGATCTGGCAGTGGGCGACCGGGTGGTCGTGACGCTGATCAGGAGTTGCGGATCGTGCCGCCGTTGCTTGGCGGGGGCGCCGGTGGGCTGCTCGGGCCGGTTCGCGCTGGACGAGTGCGGTCCGCTGCGCGGCGCCTGCGGGTCGGAGATCTGGCAGGGCCTGGCGGTGGCGGCGTTCGCCGAAGCGGTGACCGTCCACCGATCCCAGGTGGTCTGGGTGGGTCCGGAGATCGCCCTGGACGTGGCGGCGCTGCTGTCCTGCGGCGTCCTGGCGGGCGTGGGGGCCGTCCGCAACACCGCTCGGGTCGAACCAGGATCGTCCGTGGTGGTGCTCGGCGCGGGCGGGGTCGGCCTCAACGTGGTGCAGGGTGCCCGTCTGGCCGGTGCGGCGAAGGTGATCGCAGTCGATCCGGATCAGTGCCGGCTGGCCGCGGCCCTGCGGCTGGGCGCGAGCGCCGCGGTCGCGGTCGGTGGCGATGTGCAGGATGAGGTCCGGGCGGCGACAGACGGCGAGATGGCCGACTACGTGTTCGTGGCCACGGCGGCCGTATCGGCAATCGAAACGGGACTCGACCTGCTGGCGAGGATGGGGACGCTGGTGCTGGTGGGTATGCCGCCGAGCGGGGCGAGGGTTAGCCTGGACCCGGTTACGGTGGCGAGTAGGGGCCAGCGGATACTCGGCTCGAAGATGGGCTCTGCCCGGCCGGACCGGGACATTCCTGCCCTGGCCGCCCTCTACAGGGAGGGTCGCCTGGAGCTGGACGGCCTCATCACCGGCCGTTACGCGCTCGATGAGATCGAGGAGGCCCTCGGGTCGTCTCGCAGCGGTGACACCCTGCGCAACGTGATCATCACCGACGAGAGCCTGATCGCATGAGGATCGCAGACATCGAGACCTTCGTGGTGACCAACCCGAGACCGGATCTCGGCGGGCCCTACTTTGTTTTCGTGAAGCTCACCACCGATGACGGGATTGTCGGCTACGGCGAGCACTACGGGGCCACCTTCCGCCCTGCCGTGGTGGAGTCCATGCTGGAGGACCTGGCCGGGGCGTTGCTGATCGGTCGGGACCCGTTCCTGATCGAGCGCTTCTGCCGGAGCGCCTACGGGCGGGGGTTCACGGCTCGACCCGACGTCACCCTGGGCGGCGCAATCAGCGCGCTGGAGATGGCCTGCTGGGACATCATCGGCAAGGCCGTGGACAAGCCCGTCCACGCGTTGCTCGGCGGCCAGGTGAGGGATGCGGTGCGTTCCTACACGTACATATACGACGAACCCGGCATCGAGGGTGATGCCGTATACCGGGATCCCGAGCTGGCGGCCCGCCGGGCGGCCGCATACGTGGCGGAGGGTTTCACCGCTCTCAAGTTCGATCCGGCCGGTCCCTACTCCTCCATGGGCGGGTACCAGCCGCTCCTGGAGCGGATCGAGCTCTCGGCCCGGTTCTGTTCGGCCATCCGCGAGGCGGTCGGGACGGACGCCGACATCCTGTTCGGCACCCACGGGCAGTTCACGCCCGCCGGCGCGATCCGGCTGGCGGCGAGGCTGGAGCCCTACGATCCGCTGTGGTTCGAGGAGCCGGTCCCGCCGGACGATGTCGAGGGGATGGCCCGGGTCCGCCGGCACACCTCCATACCCATAGCCGCCGGAGAGCGCCTCACCGGCAAGATGGAGTTCGCCCGCCTCCTGGCGGCTTCGGCGGTCGACATCGTCCAGCCCGATCTGGGGCGGTGTGGCGGGCTACTCGAAGGCAAGAAGATCGCCACCATTGCGGAGGTCCACGGTGCCCAGATCGCGCCCCACTGCTACTGCGGGCCGATCGTGGGTGCCGCCAACCTGCAGCTGGCCGCCTGCTCTCCCAACTTCCTGATCCTGGAGGCGATCGAGGACTGGGGAGGGTTCCACGCTGAGCTCCTCAAGACCCCGTTTAGGTTCGAGAACGGATGCACTGTCGTCCCGACGGCCCCGGGCCTGGGTGTGGAACTCGACGAAGAGGTCCTGGCCGCCAACCGTTACGAGGGCGACCGTCTCCACATCGAGATGGTCGACGACCCGGTGGACCACAACGACCCCCGCTGGACAGGCCGCGGGTGACCCCGTCTCACGGCCAACGGGAGATCGACCTCTGATCCAGGCCGGGTTGTCATCACCGAAGGACCGGGGCGTGGGTCCGGACCTTCAGGACGGAACCTGATGTCTAGCCTCGTGAGATCACCATGGTGCTGGTCACAACAGGATGGCACGGTGCCTGTAACGTATGCGAGTATCGATGCTTACCAAGCTGACGATCCGCAATTTCAAGGGCCTGGCAACGGCGGAGATCGAACTGGGAAATCCGGTCGTCTTCGTCGGACCGAACGACTCCGGAAAAACCTCGGCTCTCCAAGCCCTCACTCTGTGGGATCTCGGGTTGCGTCGCTGGGCCGAGAAGCGTGGGAGCCAAGCACCGCCGGAGAGGCCGGGGGTGGCTGTTAACCGCCGGGATCTAGTGGGTGTGCCCGTTCCGTCGGCCCGCCAGCTCTGGCGAGCGCTAAGGGTCCGCGAGACGTATCGCGACGAGAGTGGGCAGCGTACTCGCAACATACGGATTGACGTGATCGTCGAGGGAGTGACACGTGGTGAGTCCTGGTCGTGCGGGCTGGAGTTCGACTACACCAACGAGGAAGGCTTCTACTGCCGTCCCATCCGTACCGACCCTGATGGAGCGGAACGCATGCCCGTCATCCCCGAGGGCCTCAGGCCGCGAGTCGTGATGCTTGGTCCGATGTCTGGTCTCATCTCCAACGAGACCCGGCTGGAGCCGGGGGCGATCAACGTGAGGTTAGGAGAGGGCCGAACCGCCGAGGTGCTGCGCAACATTTGCCTCCAAGTGCTCGAGTCGCCGGGAGGTGAGGAGCGGTGGGAGGGGATATCGCAGCGCCTGGAGAGGATGTTCGGCGCAATACTCGACCGACCCCGGCTGGTTCCTGAGCGGGGTGAAGTCGAACTCACTTACCGGAATCAGGGCGGTTACCGGCTGGATCTCACCACCGCGGGACGCGGCATGCAACAGACCCTCTTGCTGCTGTCCTTTATCAGCCTACATTCCGACAGTGTGGTGCTCCTAGACGAACCGGATGCTCATATGGAACTACTAAGGCAACGCGAAATCTACGGTTTGCTCAGCGAGGCTGCCGCCGGTAACGGCACCCAGGTCATATGCGCGTCGCATTCGGAGGTTGTTCTCAACGAGGCATTGACTTCCCCTGATCCTGACGCGGTGGTGGCTTTTGTTGGTGCCCCGCATCGGGTCGATCACAAGTCACAAGTGATCAAGGCCCTCCGTGATATCCGATTCGAGGACTACTACCAGGCCGAGATAACGGGGTTCGTTCTGTATTTGGAAGGCTCTACCGATCTGAGCATGCTCCGAGCCTTCGCCGAGGTACTGGGCCACCCGGCGGCTCCCGTACTGGAGCGACCGTTCGTCCATTATGTAGAGGACAAGCCCAATAAAGCACGCAGCCACTTTTTCGGCCTCAGGGAGGCCAAACCCGACCTGGTCGGATTCGCGCTCTTCGACCGGATTGACACCCGGCTGGATCCTTCAGGACCACTCGTGGAATACAAGTGGTCGCACCGTGAGTTCGAGAATTATCTGCTCCCATGGAAAACGCTCAGAGAGTACGCACGATCAGAGGGGCTGAAGGCCGCGGCCGGTCCACTGTTCGAGCAGATCGAAACGCGTCGGTGGGTCGATGCGATGGAACATGCCATCACCGAGCATGTGCCACGGGTCGCTCGCCGCAACACCCATGATCCTTTCTGGATCGATACCAAGATCAGCGACGACCTGTTCCCGCGGCTATTCGACACCTTCTTCGGCGAGATGGATTTGCCCAACCGGATGCGTAAGGCCAACTACCACCGGCTTATCCGCGGCCTGGAAGCCTCGGACGTCCATAACGAGGTCCTGTCGGTGCTCGACACCATCCTCGCCCAGGCCCGGGGGGCTTGTCCGCTACCCAAGGCTGATTGCCAGGCCCCCAGGACCATTGGACACTGGGATTGAAACCAATGCCGGAAGACGACATCAGAAGACGATCAGCCCGCGGGCCTGTTCACCGGCTGCGAGGGCGCGGAAGGCTTCGTTGGCCTGGTCGAGGTCGTATCGCCGGGTGATCAGATCTCCGATCCTCAGCCTGCCTGCGATGGCCAGTTCGACCATCCTCAGGAACTCCACAGCGGGATTGCTGCTGCCGTAGTTGGAGCCCAGGATCCGGCGCTCTCCCTGGATTAGCTGCATGGGGTTCACGGAGAAAGTCTCGTCAACGCCGGTCAGGCCGATCACCACCTCGACTCCCTGCGGGGCCAGAATACGGAGGCCCTGTTCCATGGCCTCGGTGCTGCCGACTGCGACGATGCACGCGTCCACTCCGTGACCGGTCAGCCCCATGACCCTGTCGACCAGGTCCTCCTTGGTGGAGTTGACGGTGTGGGTGGCGCCGAACTCCCGAGCGAAGTCCAGCTTGGAGTCGATGACGTCGACACCGATGATCGGGTCGGCGCCGGCGAGGGCGGCAGCCTGGACAGCGTTGAGGCCGATGCCCCCGCATCCCAGGACCGCC contains:
- a CDS encoding alcohol dehydrogenase catalytic domain-containing protein; protein product: MSSRARTSGTTVRAAVWDSPRSSLSVEDVLLADPASGEVGVRVVATAICGSDLAYVDGHWASASPAVFGHEAAGVVDRLGPGVTDLAVGDRVVVTLIRSCGSCRRCLAGAPVGCSGRFALDECGPLRGACGSEIWQGLAVAAFAEAVTVHRSQVVWVGPEIALDVAALLSCGVLAGVGAVRNTARVEPGSSVVVLGAGGVGLNVVQGARLAGAAKVIAVDPDQCRLAAALRLGASAAVAVGGDVQDEVRAATDGEMADYVFVATAAVSAIETGLDLLARMGTLVLVGMPPSGARVSLDPVTVASRGQRILGSKMGSARPDRDIPALAALYREGRLELDGLITGRYALDEIEEALGSSRSGDTLRNVIITDESLIA
- a CDS encoding mandelate racemase/muconate lactonizing enzyme family protein, with the translated sequence MRIADIETFVVTNPRPDLGGPYFVFVKLTTDDGIVGYGEHYGATFRPAVVESMLEDLAGALLIGRDPFLIERFCRSAYGRGFTARPDVTLGGAISALEMACWDIIGKAVDKPVHALLGGQVRDAVRSYTYIYDEPGIEGDAVYRDPELAARRAAAYVAEGFTALKFDPAGPYSSMGGYQPLLERIELSARFCSAIREAVGTDADILFGTHGQFTPAGAIRLAARLEPYDPLWFEEPVPPDDVEGMARVRRHTSIPIAAGERLTGKMEFARLLAASAVDIVQPDLGRCGGLLEGKKIATIAEVHGAQIAPHCYCGPIVGAANLQLAACSPNFLILEAIEDWGGFHAELLKTPFRFENGCTVVPTAPGLGVELDEEVLAANRYEGDRLHIEMVDDPVDHNDPRWTGRG
- a CDS encoding AAA family ATPase, which encodes MLTKLTIRNFKGLATAEIELGNPVVFVGPNDSGKTSALQALTLWDLGLRRWAEKRGSQAPPERPGVAVNRRDLVGVPVPSARQLWRALRVRETYRDESGQRTRNIRIDVIVEGVTRGESWSCGLEFDYTNEEGFYCRPIRTDPDGAERMPVIPEGLRPRVVMLGPMSGLISNETRLEPGAINVRLGEGRTAEVLRNICLQVLESPGGEERWEGISQRLERMFGAILDRPRLVPERGEVELTYRNQGGYRLDLTTAGRGMQQTLLLLSFISLHSDSVVLLDEPDAHMELLRQREIYGLLSEAAAGNGTQVICASHSEVVLNEALTSPDPDAVVAFVGAPHRVDHKSQVIKALRDIRFEDYYQAEITGFVLYLEGSTDLSMLRAFAEVLGHPAAPVLERPFVHYVEDKPNKARSHFFGLREAKPDLVGFALFDRIDTRLDPSGPLVEYKWSHREFENYLLPWKTLREYARSEGLKAAAGPLFEQIETRRWVDAMEHAITEHVPRVARRNTHDPFWIDTKISDDLFPRLFDTFFGEMDLPNRMRKANYHRLIRGLEASDVHNEVLSVLDTILAQARGACPLPKADCQAPRTIGHWD
- a CDS encoding amidohydrolase family protein — translated: MVTVDCHLHLTDSAEQAPIWWMEELYRPYGGGYIWTDGEAIVGILDRAGVDMGMVQGSDIRRTTYHPDFPDQRHVFVPNDYTAEQVALFPDRLIGVANIDPLRDVRAGVIEQRRCVEDYGFRSSKFLPTYQNYYIDDPAVAPMLESCLELDIVAHVNTGYSPTITAALRYGHPERLDRVGIRYRDLRVLVYINFPYVDEGIAVVARHPNFHADIAYFMGAGPGPLFDALDKLRGLGALGRVLYGSDNNDKDRTGGGQQIGTQLLGELNEVADRTGREPFTTADIDGIVSGNAQRLYKLD